In the genome of Streptomyces pactum, one region contains:
- a CDS encoding AAA family ATPase, whose protein sequence is MAPRTRRKFPYAIEELEIEGYKSLGQRNVIALKALTLIAGVNSSGKSSIMQPLLLLKQTADAPYDPGPLQLDGPNVSVTKIEQVLSKTLSATARSRGFSVGITTSETKTRVRFNKDGTGNLRVAEYSGYFLPNQEEAIAIREGMPQNQLKKLIDPLLSGADLPDLFKRPNTKLTVTRDRFILSPAVEYERGRSTTTIPLSFSGRGDISDIASRIIHLPALRGNPLRTYRTAAVDVRYPGRFDTYTAGIISYWQNNKKTEKLQQLRKDVEELGLTWKIEAKQVDDTQVELLVGRLPQARQGGARDLVNIADVGFGVSQTLPVVVALLAATPGQLVYLEQPEIHLHPRAQLKFAELVRRAVDRGVRVVIETHSSLFLRAVQTLIAQGSLEPDDVAMHWFTRDRHTGETQISTADLQPDGSFGDWPEDFDDVYMTSEATYLNAAMERATLG, encoded by the coding sequence GTGGCTCCTCGAACTCGCCGGAAGTTCCCCTACGCGATTGAGGAATTGGAGATCGAAGGGTATAAGTCACTTGGCCAGCGAAATGTAATCGCACTCAAAGCCCTCACTCTGATCGCAGGCGTGAACAGTTCGGGCAAGTCCAGCATCATGCAGCCCCTTCTCTTGCTCAAGCAGACTGCCGACGCCCCTTATGACCCGGGACCGTTGCAGTTGGATGGCCCGAACGTTAGCGTAACCAAAATCGAGCAGGTTCTATCGAAGACATTGTCTGCAACCGCTCGCTCTAGGGGATTTTCGGTAGGTATCACCACCTCCGAAACAAAGACAAGAGTCCGATTCAACAAAGACGGTACGGGAAACCTCCGAGTCGCCGAGTATTCTGGTTACTTTCTACCCAACCAAGAAGAAGCCATCGCCATTAGGGAGGGGATGCCCCAAAACCAACTCAAGAAGCTGATCGACCCCCTCCTCTCAGGCGCGGACTTGCCAGATCTATTTAAGCGACCGAATACGAAACTCACCGTAACCCGGGATCGTTTCATTCTTAGTCCAGCTGTGGAGTACGAACGAGGGCGCAGCACAACCACAATCCCTCTTAGCTTCAGCGGGCGCGGAGACATTTCGGATATCGCATCCCGCATCATCCATTTGCCCGCCCTTCGCGGCAACCCTTTGCGCACATATCGCACCGCTGCTGTCGATGTTCGGTACCCCGGGCGATTCGACACGTATACTGCCGGAATCATCTCTTACTGGCAAAACAACAAAAAAACAGAAAAACTTCAACAGCTACGGAAAGACGTCGAAGAACTGGGCCTCACCTGGAAGATCGAAGCCAAGCAGGTGGACGATACTCAAGTTGAGTTGCTTGTAGGTCGTCTGCCTCAAGCACGACAGGGAGGAGCGCGCGATCTAGTCAATATCGCCGACGTTGGCTTCGGCGTGTCGCAGACTCTCCCCGTTGTCGTAGCACTGCTGGCGGCAACACCCGGGCAACTGGTCTACCTGGAACAGCCCGAAATCCATCTTCACCCGCGAGCGCAGTTGAAGTTCGCGGAACTGGTTAGACGTGCAGTGGACCGCGGAGTGCGTGTCGTAATCGAGACTCATAGCTCTCTCTTCTTGCGCGCAGTACAAACGTTGATTGCTCAAGGCTCGCTCGAACCAGATGACGTGGCGATGCATTGGTTCACGCGCGACCGCCATACCGGTGAAACGCAAATCAGCACAGCCGACCTTCAGCCGGACGGAAGTTTCGGGGACTGGCCCGAGGACTTCGATGATGTCTACATGACATCTGAAGCGACCTACTTGAACGCTGCCATGGAGAGGGCGACTCTCGGGTGA
- a CDS encoding ATP-binding protein produces MPRTIRFDRTREELQFEDTCRQYRDVEGYVFHESELAQFKAVDLKHALQSAARLYEADEMDVFIVEGDEDEFDDEWSPPGSVQISLKKGKLVVQIHVITKAEEFNKETLPDVYRAILAPYLAKRRAALRDIEMTVDYHTSPFVWRVDIECNLRNRLVRELYEIGSGAIALLEAAESGELTRETTIELLRAGRADVLIGQPEGPWLDVKSAHYDLDAQHGKISIAQAVARFANAEHGGIVVVGMRGKKVPTGEVIHSVCPVPLDGRTLRRYQSALEHHLYPPPDLLDVEEISDGSGQGIVFLHIPPQPEELKPFLVHGAVVDGRIEGAFISIVRRRGEGSIPITAPAIHSTLAAGRALLRRGQLSDVPQNLEGSP; encoded by the coding sequence TTGCCACGAACCATCCGCTTCGACAGGACCCGCGAGGAGCTTCAGTTCGAGGACACCTGCCGCCAGTATCGCGACGTTGAAGGGTACGTCTTCCACGAGTCCGAACTTGCACAGTTCAAAGCCGTTGACCTTAAGCATGCTCTGCAAAGCGCAGCTCGCCTCTACGAGGCAGACGAAATGGATGTATTCATCGTCGAGGGCGACGAAGATGAGTTTGACGATGAGTGGTCACCGCCGGGCTCGGTGCAGATCTCACTTAAAAAAGGAAAACTGGTCGTGCAGATTCACGTCATTACGAAGGCGGAAGAGTTCAATAAAGAAACTCTACCTGACGTCTATCGGGCTATCCTCGCACCATATCTCGCTAAACGTAGAGCAGCACTTCGCGACATCGAAATGACTGTCGACTACCATACATCTCCTTTCGTATGGCGCGTCGATATCGAGTGCAACCTACGCAATCGACTAGTCCGTGAATTATACGAGATCGGCAGTGGCGCGATTGCACTTCTAGAGGCTGCCGAGAGCGGAGAGCTCACCCGCGAGACGACCATCGAACTTCTCCGAGCGGGGCGAGCCGACGTTCTAATTGGTCAACCAGAAGGCCCGTGGCTCGATGTAAAGAGTGCACATTACGACCTCGATGCACAACACGGAAAGATCTCAATAGCCCAGGCGGTAGCAAGATTTGCAAACGCCGAGCACGGAGGAATCGTCGTGGTGGGAATGCGAGGAAAGAAGGTTCCTACGGGAGAGGTGATTCACAGCGTTTGCCCAGTACCCCTCGACGGGCGCACGCTGCGTCGGTATCAGAGCGCTCTTGAACATCATCTGTACCCACCCCCCGATCTCCTTGACGTCGAGGAAATCTCCGATGGCTCAGGGCAGGGCATTGTCTTTCTCCACATTCCACCTCAACCCGAGGAGCTCAAGCCTTTCCTTGTCCATGGGGCGGTAGTGGACGGCCGCATCGAGGGGGCCTTCATTAGCATCGTCCGCCGCAGAGGCGAGGGGTCAATCCCTATCACCGCTCCTGCGATTCATTCCACGCTGGCCGCTGGCCGCGCCTTGCTGAGACGCGGCCAACTATCCGATGTCCCACAAAACTTGGAAGGCTCACCCTAG
- a CDS encoding transposase, whose amino-acid sequence MCGLLWLGCFHCESPLFVSPIGAVLVSTDSPANAHGYRRLLDFARQHIPGRRCWALEGIGSYGAGLAVFLNQASEQVVEVCRPKRAANRGGRNTDMIDAVRAAKEALVSEHLIQPRLRGEREALRVLLATRHCAVLASTAAINQLKALIISAPDDLRSELRKLKRPAQIAYCAQFRDRPAQNLEHRMTVRAMRSTAQRVQALQVEAKELENEILTLVRQQAPALLDLLGVGPITAAQILVSLSHQGRFRSEAAFASFAGVSPIPASSGLTNRHRRNRSGDRQLNRAMHTITLIRMRLDPSTKTYVARKIAEGKTSRDAQRCLKRVVCRQVFKTLERSDRNQLSNVEELTQAA is encoded by the coding sequence GTGTGTGGCCTTCTCTGGCTCGGCTGCTTTCACTGTGAGTCCCCGCTGTTCGTCAGCCCCATCGGCGCCGTCCTGGTCAGCACCGATTCCCCGGCCAACGCCCACGGCTACCGACGCCTGCTGGACTTCGCCCGCCAGCACATCCCGGGCCGCCGCTGTTGGGCCCTGGAAGGCATCGGCAGCTACGGCGCCGGCCTCGCGGTCTTCCTGAACCAGGCCAGCGAGCAGGTCGTCGAGGTCTGCCGCCCAAAACGAGCGGCCAACCGCGGAGGCCGCAACACCGACATGATCGACGCCGTCCGGGCAGCCAAGGAAGCCCTCGTCAGCGAGCACCTCATCCAGCCCCGCCTCCGCGGCGAACGCGAGGCACTGCGGGTGTTGCTTGCCACCCGTCACTGCGCAGTCCTCGCCTCCACCGCCGCGATCAACCAGCTCAAAGCACTGATCATCTCCGCGCCGGACGACCTCCGCTCCGAGCTGCGGAAGCTCAAGCGTCCCGCCCAGATCGCATACTGTGCTCAGTTCCGCGACCGCCCGGCCCAGAACCTGGAGCACCGGATGACGGTGCGGGCCATGCGGTCCACGGCCCAACGCGTCCAGGCCCTGCAGGTTGAGGCCAAGGAACTTGAGAACGAGATCCTCACCCTGGTGCGGCAGCAGGCCCCCGCGCTTCTCGACCTGCTCGGAGTAGGACCGATCACCGCAGCCCAAATCTTGGTCAGCTTGTCTCACCAGGGACGATTCCGCTCGGAAGCCGCCTTCGCCTCCTTCGCCGGCGTCTCGCCGATCCCTGCCTCGTCCGGGCTCACCAACCGACACCGACGCAACCGCAGCGGCGACCGACAACTCAACCGGGCCATGCACACGATCACCCTGATCCGGATGCGGCTCGATCCCTCTACGAAAACGTACGTCGCACGCAAGATCGCCGAAGGAAAGACCTCCCGTGACGCGCAGCGATGCCTCAAGCGGGTGGTCTGCCGCCAGGTCTTCAAGACCCTTGAGCGCTCCGACCGGAACCAACTCAGCAACGTCGAAGAACTCACTCAAGCGGCTTGA
- a CDS encoding MerR family transcriptional regulator, which produces MDLSIGEMAERSGLSVHTLRFYEREGLFANPVRRLANGRRIYHEEDVEWLAICTKLRSSGMSLATIRQYIDLVRQGPGNEHERLELLRRHEDQVRAQLRELQETLDVVRAKVRIYEDHLARGEAHQLWNPSHRTPRPARPPPRSATPRRAPNPRTTAARRSPHASLAP; this is translated from the coding sequence ATGGACCTGAGCATCGGTGAGATGGCGGAGCGCAGCGGGCTGAGCGTGCACACGCTGCGGTTCTACGAACGGGAGGGCCTGTTCGCCAACCCGGTGCGCCGCCTGGCCAACGGCCGCCGGATCTACCACGAGGAAGACGTGGAGTGGCTGGCCATCTGCACCAAACTGCGTTCCTCCGGCATGTCACTGGCGACGATCCGGCAGTACATCGACCTGGTCCGCCAAGGCCCGGGCAACGAACACGAGCGCCTGGAACTGTTGCGCCGGCACGAGGACCAGGTGCGGGCACAGCTGCGGGAGTTGCAGGAGACCTTGGACGTCGTGCGGGCCAAGGTGCGCATCTACGAGGACCACCTCGCCCGCGGCGAGGCCCACCAACTCTGGAACCCCTCCCACCGCACCCCCCGCCCCGCCCGCCCCCCGCCCAGGAGTGCCACTCCCCGGAGGGCGCCTAACCCCCGAACAACGGCGGCCAGGCGGTCCCCTCACGCCTCGCTCGCGCCCTGA
- a CDS encoding oxidoreductase, whose protein sequence is MSVWFVTGASRGLGAEITREALERGHRVIATARDAAAVFRAYPEKPDGLLAVTADVTDPGQLAAAVEAGLAEFGRIDVVVNNAGYGVVGAVEEISDQAARELFDVNVFGVLNTLRATLPTLRAQRSGHVLNIGSVSGFATAPAVGLYGATKFALEGISEALHGELAPLGVRVTIVEPGGFRTDFLKDTSIQVAPASIPDYATGAGPVREALIRSNGHQPGDPAKAARAIVDVTEAAEPPLRLVLGADAVERVEAKLDLVRRELDQWREVALSTGV, encoded by the coding sequence ATGAGCGTTTGGTTTGTCACCGGTGCGTCGCGTGGGCTCGGCGCGGAGATCACCCGGGAGGCGCTGGAGCGGGGGCACCGCGTGATCGCCACGGCGAGGGACGCGGCGGCGGTGTTCCGGGCGTACCCGGAGAAGCCGGACGGGCTGCTGGCGGTGACCGCGGACGTGACCGACCCGGGGCAGCTGGCGGCCGCGGTGGAGGCCGGTCTGGCGGAGTTCGGCCGGATCGACGTCGTGGTCAACAACGCCGGGTACGGCGTCGTGGGCGCGGTCGAGGAGATCTCCGACCAAGCGGCCCGGGAGCTGTTCGACGTCAACGTGTTCGGCGTGCTCAACACCCTGCGGGCCACCCTGCCGACGCTGCGGGCCCAGCGGTCCGGGCACGTCCTGAACATCGGCTCGGTGAGTGGCTTCGCCACCGCTCCGGCGGTGGGCCTGTACGGCGCGACGAAGTTCGCCCTCGAAGGCATATCCGAGGCGCTCCACGGCGAGCTGGCCCCGCTCGGCGTCCGGGTCACGATCGTGGAGCCGGGCGGCTTCCGCACCGACTTCCTCAAGGACACCAGCATCCAGGTCGCGCCGGCCTCCATCCCGGACTACGCGACCGGCGCGGGACCGGTGCGTGAGGCGCTGATCCGGAGCAACGGTCACCAGCCGGGCGACCCGGCGAAGGCGGCCAGGGCCATCGTCGATGTCACCGAGGCCGCCGAGCCGCCGCTGCGCCTGGTGCTGGGCGCGGACGCGGTGGAGCGCGTCGAGGCGAAGCTGGATCTGGTGCGACGCGAACTGGATCAGTGGCGCGAGGTGGCGCTCTCCACCGGCGTCTGA
- a CDS encoding DinB family protein translates to MSETTKVSEPATHDPAGAPAVTGERAEWLEALAKQRHFLRFTTRDLTDEQAGLRTTAGELCLGGLIKHVTAAERNWAQFIVDGPWIEDFTAMTEEDWQRRAEEFRMLPGETLAGVLADYAEAARRTDELIAGLPDLDATQPLPKAPWFESGARWSVRRVLMHLIAETAQHAGHADIIRESLDGAKSMG, encoded by the coding sequence ATGAGCGAGACCACGAAGGTCAGCGAACCGGCCACGCACGACCCGGCCGGTGCGCCGGCCGTCACCGGCGAGCGCGCCGAGTGGCTGGAGGCCCTGGCCAAGCAGCGGCACTTCCTGCGGTTCACCACCCGCGACCTCACCGACGAGCAGGCCGGGCTGCGGACCACCGCCGGCGAGCTGTGCCTGGGCGGTCTGATCAAGCACGTCACCGCGGCCGAGCGGAACTGGGCGCAGTTCATCGTGGACGGCCCGTGGATAGAGGACTTCACCGCCATGACCGAGGAGGACTGGCAGCGGCGGGCCGAGGAGTTCCGGATGCTGCCCGGCGAGACACTGGCCGGCGTGCTCGCCGACTACGCCGAGGCGGCCCGCCGGACCGACGAACTGATCGCCGGCCTCCCCGACCTGGACGCCACCCAGCCGCTGCCGAAGGCCCCGTGGTTCGAGTCGGGCGCGCGGTGGTCGGTCCGCCGGGTGCTGATGCACCTCATCGCCGAGACCGCCCAGCACGCCGGCCACGCCGACATCATCCGCGAGTCCCTGGACGGCGCCAAGAGCATGGGGTAG
- a CDS encoding phosphotransferase family protein: protein MRPSWSELPTAVRETVAGHLGGPVVARPSAGGGFTSGYAAVLRGARAACFVKAVDVTANPVVADCYRREALINRALPAAVPAPRVRWCEEPDGWLVLGFDAIGDGRMPATPWRPDELAAVLEAYAVTAEALSVPSGRLRDVGLRPVTDGDFADWRRRAAGGPDTVRLPGWVPAGKLDALAGLETDWRRAVAGDSVLHHDLRQDNVLLDPHGRAWICDWNWPCLGASWFDLVLLLATAYADGHDATALFRAHPTARGVDDEQLDAALAALSGFFLASGAHPPADWSPYIRQHQTWCGEVTLRWLAERRGWEM from the coding sequence GTGCGCCCGTCCTGGTCCGAGCTGCCCACCGCCGTCCGGGAGACGGTCGCCGGACACCTCGGCGGCCCGGTGGTGGCGAGGCCGAGCGCCGGTGGCGGATTCACCAGCGGGTACGCCGCGGTGCTCCGGGGCGCCCGCGCGGCCTGCTTCGTCAAGGCGGTGGACGTCACGGCGAACCCGGTGGTCGCGGACTGTTACCGGCGCGAGGCGCTGATCAACCGGGCGCTTCCGGCAGCGGTGCCGGCGCCGCGCGTCCGGTGGTGCGAGGAGCCGGACGGCTGGCTCGTCCTGGGTTTCGACGCGATCGGGGACGGCCGGATGCCGGCCACCCCGTGGCGGCCGGACGAACTCGCCGCCGTGCTGGAGGCGTACGCGGTGACCGCCGAGGCCCTCTCCGTCCCCTCGGGACGGCTGCGGGACGTGGGGCTGCGGCCGGTCACCGACGGCGACTTCGCCGACTGGCGGCGCCGGGCCGCGGGCGGCCCGGACACGGTCCGGCTCCCGGGCTGGGTGCCGGCGGGGAAGCTGGACGCGCTGGCCGGGCTGGAGACGGACTGGCGGCGGGCCGTCGCGGGCGACTCGGTGCTCCACCACGACCTGCGGCAGGACAACGTCCTTCTCGACCCGCACGGGCGGGCGTGGATCTGTGACTGGAACTGGCCCTGCCTGGGCGCGAGCTGGTTCGACCTGGTGCTCCTGCTGGCCACCGCGTACGCCGACGGGCACGACGCGACCGCGCTCTTCCGCGCCCACCCCACCGCGCGCGGGGTGGACGACGAACAGCTCGACGCCGCCCTCGCCGCGCTGTCCGGCTTCTTCCTCGCCTCCGGTGCCCATCCGCCGGCCGACTGGTCCCCGTACATCCGGCAGCACCAGACGTGGTGCGGTGAGGTCACCCTGCGCTGGCTGGCCGAACGGCGCGGCTGGGAGATGTGA
- a CDS encoding RICIN domain-containing protein, protein MGLREGLREAVRAQGKRSAVVLAAGLMCFASAGGAGAQPSAEAAATTVYRNLATGHCLDSNGRDVYPHSCNGGSYQKWAVSSSGGTVTLRNLATGHCLDSNGRDVYPHSCNGGSYQKWTVSSSGGTVTLRNLATGHCLDSNGRDVYPHSCNGGSYQKWTPTG, encoded by the coding sequence ATGGGACTGCGTGAGGGACTGCGCGAGGCCGTCCGGGCTCAGGGCAAGCGGTCCGCGGTGGTGCTGGCGGCGGGGCTGATGTGCTTCGCCTCCGCGGGGGGCGCCGGCGCGCAGCCCTCCGCCGAGGCGGCGGCCACCACCGTCTACCGGAACCTCGCCACCGGGCACTGTCTCGACAGCAACGGCCGGGACGTGTACCCGCACTCCTGTAACGGCGGGTCGTACCAGAAATGGGCGGTGAGCAGTTCCGGTGGCACGGTCACGCTGCGGAATCTGGCCACCGGCCACTGCCTGGACAGCAACGGCCGGGACGTCTATCCGCACTCCTGCAACGGGGGTTCGTACCAGAAGTGGACGGTGAGCAGTTCGGGCGGCACGGTCACGCTGCGGAATCTGGCCACCGGCCACTGTCTCGACAGCAACGGCCGGGACGTCTATCCGCACTCCTGCAACGGCGGGTCGTACCAGAAGTGGACGCCCACCGGGTGA
- a CDS encoding 4a-hydroxytetrahydrobiopterin dehydratase encodes MATKPLTDAALEKALTDLPGWSIQEGELTKSFKGPRSVVPGLYAAVAAAEDEADHHARITILYGTITFGLNTHDAGGAITAKDTAMAARIEALAAEHGVQTQP; translated from the coding sequence ATGGCCACCAAGCCGCTGACCGACGCCGCCCTGGAGAAGGCCCTCACCGACCTCCCCGGCTGGTCGATCCAGGAGGGCGAACTGACCAAGTCCTTCAAGGGGCCCCGGTCCGTCGTCCCGGGCCTGTACGCGGCGGTGGCCGCCGCGGAGGATGAGGCCGACCACCACGCTCGCATCACCATCCTCTACGGCACCATCACCTTCGGGCTCAACACCCATGACGCGGGCGGGGCCATCACCGCCAAGGACACCGCGATGGCGGCCCGGATCGAAGCCCTCGCCGCCGAACACGGCGTGCAGACCCAGCCCTGA
- a CDS encoding MIP/aquaporin family protein, producing MSEDATRTRRSGLIGELSAEFAGTMVLILFGCGVVAQVVAGGALTDGGLGDHDSIAWAWGLGVTLGVYVAARLSGAHINPAVTLSLALFKGFPWRKVAPYALAQTAGAFVAALLVRWNYTETLAAADPGHTIKTQGVFSTLPGNGTLPVSEWGALRDQIIGTALLMLLIFAVTDLLNTPPAANLGPFIIGLIVVAIGMAWGTDAGYAINPARDFGPRLAQFLTGYDGAWRDQHGDLYFWVPIVGPLIGGPLGALLYKLFISRYLPVPEQQEPGRTPRTA from the coding sequence ATGTCTGAAGATGCCACCCGGACCAGACGGTCCGGGCTCATCGGTGAGCTGTCCGCCGAGTTCGCGGGCACCATGGTCCTCATCCTGTTCGGCTGCGGCGTGGTCGCGCAGGTGGTGGCGGGCGGGGCGCTGACCGACGGCGGGCTGGGCGACCACGACAGCATCGCCTGGGCGTGGGGCCTCGGCGTCACCCTCGGCGTCTACGTGGCGGCGCGGCTCAGCGGTGCCCACATCAATCCGGCGGTGACCCTCTCCCTCGCCCTCTTCAAGGGCTTCCCGTGGCGGAAGGTGGCCCCCTACGCGCTGGCGCAGACGGCCGGCGCGTTCGTGGCGGCGCTGCTGGTGCGCTGGAACTACACCGAGACGCTGGCCGCCGCCGATCCCGGGCACACCATCAAGACCCAGGGCGTGTTCTCCACGCTGCCCGGCAACGGCACCCTCCCGGTGAGCGAGTGGGGAGCGCTGCGCGACCAGATCATCGGCACCGCGCTCCTGATGCTGCTGATCTTCGCGGTGACGGACCTGCTGAACACGCCGCCGGCGGCGAACCTCGGCCCGTTCATCATCGGCCTGATCGTGGTGGCGATCGGTATGGCCTGGGGCACCGACGCCGGCTACGCCATCAACCCGGCCCGTGACTTCGGTCCCCGGCTGGCGCAGTTCCTCACCGGGTACGACGGGGCGTGGCGGGATCAGCACGGCGATCTGTACTTCTGGGTGCCCATCGTCGGGCCTCTGATCGGCGGACCGCTCGGCGCGCTGCTGTACAAGCTGTTCATCAGCCGCTATCTGCCGGTGCCGGAGCAGCAGGAACCCGGCCGCACCCCCCGCACGGCCTGA
- the glpK gene encoding glycerol kinase GlpK, which translates to MPEFVGAVDQGTTSTRFMIFDHSGNEVARHQLEHRQILPRSGWVEHDPVEIWERTNTVIQNAIRAGGLSASDLHAIGITNQRETTVVWDPRTGLPYYNAIVWQDTRTDAIAAALERDGRGEVIRRKAGLPPATYFSGGKIKWLLENVPGLREAAERGHALFGNTDAWVLWNLTGGPNGGVHATDVTNASRTMLMDLETLDWDDELLEIFGVPRAMLPRIHPSAHPEAFGQARTSRPLRAAIPIAGVLGDQQAATVGQVCFSPGEAKNTYGTGNFLVLNTGEELVRSRSGLLTTVAYQFAGSPAVYALEGSIAVTGAAVQWLRDQLKIIKEAADSERLAAAVEDNGGMYFVPAFSGLFAPYWRSDARGAIVGLSRYHTGEHLARATLEAICYQSRDVVDAMEQDSGVHLDVLRVDGGVTANDLCMQIQADVLGVPVSRPVVAETTALGAAYAAGLATGFWRDTEELRSHWQESKRWEPRWSEERRAEGYAGWRKAVERSLDWAPVS; encoded by the coding sequence ATGCCCGAGTTCGTCGGCGCGGTGGACCAGGGGACCACCAGCACCCGGTTCATGATCTTCGACCACTCCGGCAACGAGGTGGCCCGGCACCAGCTGGAGCACCGGCAGATCCTGCCCCGCTCCGGCTGGGTGGAGCACGACCCGGTGGAGATCTGGGAGCGCACCAACACGGTGATCCAGAACGCCATCCGGGCGGGCGGGCTCTCCGCCTCGGACCTGCACGCGATCGGCATCACCAACCAGCGGGAGACCACGGTGGTCTGGGACCCGCGGACCGGCCTTCCGTACTACAACGCCATCGTCTGGCAGGACACCCGGACCGACGCCATCGCCGCCGCGCTGGAGCGGGACGGGCGCGGCGAGGTGATCCGGCGGAAGGCGGGGCTGCCCCCGGCGACGTACTTCTCCGGCGGGAAGATCAAGTGGCTGCTGGAGAATGTCCCCGGGCTGCGCGAGGCCGCCGAGCGGGGGCACGCGCTCTTCGGGAACACCGACGCCTGGGTGCTGTGGAACCTCACCGGAGGCCCGAACGGCGGGGTGCACGCCACGGACGTGACCAACGCCAGCCGCACCATGCTGATGGACCTGGAGACGCTGGACTGGGACGACGAGCTGCTGGAGATCTTCGGGGTGCCGCGGGCCATGCTGCCGCGCATCCACCCGTCCGCCCACCCGGAGGCGTTCGGCCAGGCCCGCACCTCCCGGCCGTTGCGGGCCGCCATCCCCATCGCCGGGGTGCTGGGCGACCAGCAGGCGGCGACCGTGGGGCAGGTGTGCTTCTCCCCCGGCGAGGCGAAGAACACCTACGGCACCGGCAACTTCCTCGTCCTCAACACCGGTGAGGAGCTGGTGCGTTCCCGGTCGGGGCTGCTGACCACGGTGGCGTACCAGTTCGCGGGCAGCCCGGCGGTCTACGCGCTGGAGGGGTCCATCGCGGTCACCGGCGCCGCGGTCCAGTGGCTCCGCGACCAGCTGAAGATCATCAAGGAGGCGGCGGACAGCGAGCGGCTGGCCGCCGCGGTGGAGGACAACGGCGGCATGTACTTCGTCCCGGCGTTCTCCGGGCTGTTCGCCCCGTACTGGCGCTCCGACGCACGGGGCGCGATCGTGGGCCTGTCCCGCTACCACACCGGAGAGCACCTGGCCCGGGCCACCCTGGAGGCGATCTGCTACCAGAGCCGGGACGTGGTGGACGCGATGGAACAGGACTCCGGGGTCCACCTGGACGTGCTCCGGGTGGACGGCGGGGTGACCGCCAACGACCTGTGCATGCAGATCCAGGCCGATGTGCTGGGCGTGCCGGTGAGCCGCCCGGTGGTGGCCGAGACCACCGCCCTGGGTGCCGCCTACGCCGCCGGGCTGGCCACCGGCTTCTGGCGGGACACCGAGGAACTCCGTTCGCACTGGCAGGAGTCGAAGCGGTGGGAGCCGCGGTGGAGCGAGGAGCGCCGCGCCGAGGGGTACGCGGGGTGGCGGAAGGCGGTGGAGCGGAGCCTGGACTGGGCACCGGTGTCGTGA
- a CDS encoding aldo/keto reductase, producing the protein MEYRQLGASGLKVPALSFGAGTFGGQGPLFGAWGTTDARQARRLVDICLEAGITMFDTADVYSSGASEEVLGAAIKGRRDQVLLSTKAGLPMGDGPGDAGTSRSRLIRATEDALRRLGTDHIDLFQLHAYDASTPVEEVLGTLDQLVRDGKIRYTGVSNFAGWQLMKSLAAADRLGYPRYTAHQVYYSLVGRDYEWELMPLGQDQGVGAMVWSPLGWGRLTGKLRRGRPLPAGSRLHRTADYGPPVADEDLFRVVDALDEVAAETGRTVPQVALAWLLRRPTVASVIIGARDEEQLRQNIGAVGWELTDEQVARLDAASGKPAPYPHFPYERQEGFARLSPPLFPYRPGAAADAGSAEA; encoded by the coding sequence ATGGAGTACCGGCAGCTGGGCGCGTCCGGACTGAAGGTTCCCGCCCTGAGCTTCGGAGCCGGCACCTTCGGCGGCCAGGGCCCGCTCTTCGGCGCCTGGGGCACCACCGACGCCCGCCAGGCGCGCCGGCTGGTGGACATCTGCCTGGAGGCGGGCATCACGATGTTCGACACCGCGGACGTGTACTCGTCCGGCGCCTCGGAGGAGGTGCTGGGCGCGGCGATCAAGGGCCGTCGCGACCAGGTGCTGCTGTCCACCAAGGCCGGCCTGCCGATGGGTGACGGCCCCGGCGACGCGGGGACCAGCCGCTCCCGGCTGATCCGGGCCACCGAGGACGCGCTGCGCCGGCTGGGCACCGACCACATCGACCTCTTCCAGCTCCACGCCTACGACGCCTCGACCCCGGTCGAGGAGGTGCTCGGCACCCTCGACCAGCTGGTCCGGGACGGGAAGATCCGTTACACCGGGGTCTCCAACTTCGCCGGCTGGCAGCTGATGAAGTCGCTCGCCGCCGCCGACCGGCTGGGGTACCCGCGGTACACCGCCCACCAGGTGTACTACTCGCTGGTCGGCCGGGACTACGAGTGGGAACTGATGCCGCTCGGCCAGGACCAGGGCGTCGGCGCGATGGTGTGGAGCCCGCTCGGCTGGGGCCGCCTCACCGGCAAGCTGCGCCGCGGCCGTCCGCTGCCGGCCGGCAGCCGGCTCCACCGGACCGCCGACTACGGGCCGCCGGTGGCGGACGAGGACCTGTTCCGCGTGGTGGACGCGCTGGACGAGGTGGCGGCGGAGACCGGCCGGACGGTGCCGCAGGTCGCGCTCGCCTGGCTGCTGCGGCGCCCCACGGTCGCCTCCGTCATCATCGGCGCCCGCGACGAGGAGCAGCTCCGGCAGAACATCGGCGCGGTGGGCTGGGAGCTGACCGACGAGCAGGTGGCCCGGTTGGACGCGGCGAGCGGCAAACCGGCGCCGTACCCCCACTTCCCCTACGAGCGCCAGGAGGGCTTCGCCCGGCTCAGCCCCCCGCTCTTCCCCTACCGTCCCGGCGCGGCGGCGGACGCCGGGAGCGCGGAGGCGTGA